From the genome of Thermoflexus hugenholtzii, one region includes:
- a CDS encoding nicotinate-nicotinamide nucleotide adenylyltransferase, whose amino-acid sequence MGPEREDLNALLRELDPQGPPQWRWVHRATPGARRIGVLPASFNPPTRAHVALVEAARAAFALEEGVFLLTLLHVEKPLVGFGMRERLRMLLAIARARPACSVALCNRPRFFEMAQALREAVGEGPELFFLMGGDTLVRLFDPRYYPDMAMEAALEALFATARLVVAPRPPWDLPALEAFRNDPARAPYRERIAFLALPSDLAGISSTEVRQRLARGEPVDDQVPPEILPDLAGIR is encoded by the coding sequence ATGGGTCCTGAACGGGAGGACCTGAACGCGCTTTTGAGGGAGCTGGACCCTCAGGGGCCGCCTCAATGGCGCTGGGTGCATCGGGCAACGCCCGGGGCCCGGCGCATCGGCGTTCTCCCCGCCTCCTTCAATCCTCCCACCCGCGCCCACGTGGCCCTGGTGGAGGCTGCCCGGGCGGCCTTCGCGCTGGAGGAGGGCGTGTTCCTGTTGACCCTCCTCCACGTGGAGAAGCCGCTGGTCGGGTTCGGGATGCGGGAGCGGCTGCGCATGCTCCTCGCCATCGCCCGGGCGCGGCCGGCCTGCAGCGTCGCCCTCTGCAACCGTCCCCGCTTCTTCGAGATGGCGCAGGCCCTCCGGGAGGCAGTAGGGGAGGGACCCGAGCTCTTCTTCCTGATGGGCGGCGACACCCTGGTCCGCCTGTTCGATCCCCGCTACTATCCGGATATGGCGATGGAAGCGGCCCTGGAGGCCCTGTTCGCCACCGCCCGCCTGGTCGTCGCGCCCCGCCCCCCATGGGATCTCCCCGCCCTGGAGGCCTTCCGAAACGATCCCGCCCGCGCCCCCTATCGGGAGCGCATCGCTTTCCTCGCTCTTCCCTCCGATCTCGCCGGGATCTCCTCTACGGAGGTCCGCCAGCGCCTGGCCCGCGGGGAGCCCGTCGACGATCAGGTGCCCCCGGAGATCCTGCCCGATCTCGCCGGCATCCGATAG
- a CDS encoding GNAT family N-acetyltransferase: MSPIRWPRADEEAAIRALAERCGVFRPEEIETLIEIFREACRRGFEESGYHFRVWAEERDGEIRGLICYGRRPLTRWSWDLYWLLVDPSAQRRGIGTALLRAMEAHVGREGGRWILVETATTPAYAPARCFYERHGFRLLAVVEDFYEAGEGLALYLKGLGPSSEASAPAAEARTRSPEEGGCPGVHGA; encoded by the coding sequence ATGTCGCCTATTCGCTGGCCCCGAGCGGATGAGGAGGCGGCCATCCGGGCGCTGGCCGAGCGGTGTGGAGTGTTCCGGCCGGAGGAAATCGAGACGCTGATCGAGATCTTCCGGGAGGCCTGTCGCAGAGGCTTCGAGGAGAGCGGCTATCACTTCCGGGTGTGGGCGGAGGAGCGGGATGGGGAGATCCGGGGGCTGATCTGTTACGGGCGGCGGCCCCTCACCCGCTGGTCGTGGGATCTCTACTGGCTGCTGGTGGATCCTTCGGCCCAGCGGCGGGGCATCGGGACCGCCCTGCTGCGCGCGATGGAGGCGCACGTGGGGCGGGAGGGCGGGCGGTGGATCCTGGTGGAGACGGCGACCACCCCGGCCTACGCGCCGGCCCGTTGTTTCTATGAGCGGCATGGGTTCCGGCTCCTCGCGGTGGTGGAGGATTTCTACGAGGCCGGCGAGGGGCTGGCCCTGTATCTGAAGGGTCTGGGGCCTTCGTCGGAGGCGAGCGCGCCGGCGGCGGAGGCGAGGACCCGGTCTCCGGAGGAGGGAGGATGTCCCGGCGTCCATGGAGCCTGA
- a CDS encoding site-2 protease family protein: MPFLRLDAGYLLALAVIFLFALPFHELAHAWVAERLGDPTPRRAGRVTLNPMAHLDPIGALMLVLAGFGWARPVPVNPLYLRYGPRVGMALVGGAGPAANLLLAGLGILVYRAAPELLLATPLAFAFLRAWIFINVGLAVFNMLPLPPLDGFRVLQGLLPPDMAYAYARLEAYGPLPLLLFLILDRQLGLLSSILQPVYRLVSLLMRF, from the coding sequence ATGCCGTTCCTGCGACTGGATGCGGGTTACCTGCTGGCCCTGGCGGTGATCTTCCTGTTCGCCCTGCCGTTCCACGAGCTCGCCCACGCCTGGGTGGCGGAGCGCCTGGGGGATCCCACCCCCCGGCGCGCCGGGCGGGTCACCCTTAATCCCATGGCCCATCTGGATCCCATCGGCGCCCTGATGCTGGTGCTGGCCGGGTTCGGGTGGGCCCGTCCGGTGCCGGTGAACCCCCTCTATCTCCGGTATGGGCCGCGGGTGGGCATGGCCCTGGTGGGCGGGGCGGGACCGGCGGCCAACCTCCTCCTGGCCGGGCTGGGGATCCTGGTCTATCGGGCGGCTCCGGAGCTCCTGCTGGCGACCCCTCTGGCCTTCGCCTTCTTACGGGCCTGGATCTTCATCAACGTCGGGCTGGCGGTGTTCAACATGCTGCCGCTGCCGCCCCTGGACGGCTTCCGTGTGCTGCAGGGATTGTTGCCGCCGGACATGGCCTACGCCTACGCCCGGCTGGAAGCCTACGGTCCGCTCCCCCTTCTCTTGTTCCTGATCCTGGATCGCCAGCTGGGGCTCCTTTCCTCCATCCTCCAGCCGGTGTATCGTCTGGTCTCTCTGTTGATGCGTTTCTGA
- a CDS encoding type II secretion system F family protein codes for MSGAILLGVLLLLLLGALLALFRMEDEEEWEAEDPERPSERERLARWLSERWARAKEWHRRGERALRRRLAEADLPWRPVEFIGLVLGATALGTWIGLAVYRLPGLVLLGAAAGAALPFLFLRHRREARRRRLEGQLADALFLIAGVLRTGGSLYRALEEAAGRLPPPLADEFRRVLIEVQLGFSLAEALEHMRTRVPSEELALALTAIQINQQVGGNLAEFLERVAMRIHERVYLQNEIRTLTAAYRLSAQILAALPLALWLILFPLNRRYMMRFFTSGVAGYALLGLMLMLVLLGFLVIRRMTRLSV; via the coding sequence ATGAGCGGGGCGATCCTCCTCGGCGTCCTCCTCCTGCTCCTCCTCGGCGCGCTGCTTGCTCTTTTCCGGATGGAGGATGAGGAAGAGTGGGAGGCGGAGGATCCGGAGCGACCGTCGGAGCGGGAGCGGCTCGCCCGCTGGCTGTCGGAGCGGTGGGCGAGGGCGAAAGAATGGCATCGCCGGGGGGAGCGGGCCCTCCGCCGGCGCCTGGCCGAGGCGGATCTCCCCTGGCGCCCGGTCGAGTTCATCGGGCTGGTCCTGGGGGCGACAGCCCTCGGGACGTGGATCGGCCTGGCCGTCTACCGGTTGCCCGGGCTGGTTCTTCTCGGCGCGGCCGCGGGAGCGGCCCTCCCGTTCCTGTTCCTCCGCCACCGCCGGGAGGCCCGGCGCCGTCGCCTGGAAGGGCAGCTGGCGGACGCCCTGTTCCTCATCGCGGGGGTCCTGCGGACCGGGGGGAGCCTGTATCGGGCCCTGGAGGAGGCAGCCGGGAGGCTCCCTCCGCCCCTCGCCGACGAGTTCCGCCGGGTCCTGATTGAAGTCCAGCTGGGTTTCTCCCTCGCCGAGGCCCTGGAGCACATGCGGACGCGGGTGCCCAGCGAGGAGCTCGCCCTGGCCCTCACCGCCATCCAGATCAACCAGCAGGTGGGCGGGAACCTCGCGGAGTTCCTGGAGCGGGTGGCGATGCGCATCCACGAGCGGGTTTATCTCCAGAACGAGATCCGGACCCTCACCGCGGCCTATCGTCTCAGCGCCCAGATCCTCGCGGCGCTCCCGCTGGCCCTCTGGCTGATCCTCTTCCCGCTCAACCGCCGGTATATGATGCGTTTCTTCACCAGCGGGGTCGCCGGCTACGCCCTGCTGGGCCTGATGCTGATGCTGGTCCTCCTGGGCTTTCTGGTCATCCGCCGTATGACCCGGCTCTCCGTGTAA
- a CDS encoding pilus assembly protein TadG-related protein encodes MDMRRRIAARGRRGQALVLLGLAFAGFLALVALAIDGGNAFVQRRRAQNAADAAALSGARRLWEIRRQGGSEADLLAALREAIDAHGVFNVDGAPNVFEAYYVDENSNLLAPLPSGAIPADARGVQVTVINRFDAFFAGVFGFDPLEVRALAVALYRPSPACAHALFAENDLRAEFASLDVTGSVHAGRDLTLRWVGTIRGVCEYGTTADIGFWVQCQGGRVQVSFQPLPALYAPSDFAPGGPLWSAYPGSRYCIRPQNPGQPILLDAHPAGAVAPDPNQCITAQRVRLQDGLYYLEGDARVARSQAMGSIKATVTLAATGSLLLDDPNNRYELGNALNDPQRGAPLLVAGRAITITTGNSSFTWTGLIYAAGGPVTLQAPQAESDRGAIYGKDLSLGWGTFRLVSDPTVCPAGVTRVELRR; translated from the coding sequence ATGGACATGCGGCGGAGGATCGCGGCGCGCGGGAGGCGCGGGCAGGCCCTGGTGTTGCTCGGGCTGGCCTTCGCGGGGTTTCTGGCGCTGGTGGCGCTGGCCATCGACGGCGGCAATGCCTTCGTCCAGCGGCGGCGGGCTCAGAACGCCGCCGACGCCGCCGCCCTCTCCGGCGCCCGACGCCTGTGGGAGATCCGACGCCAGGGCGGGAGCGAGGCGGATCTCCTGGCCGCCCTGCGGGAGGCCATCGACGCCCACGGCGTCTTCAACGTGGACGGCGCCCCCAATGTCTTCGAAGCTTACTATGTAGATGAGAACAGCAACCTCCTGGCGCCCCTGCCATCGGGGGCCATCCCGGCGGACGCCCGGGGGGTTCAGGTCACGGTCATCAATCGGTTCGACGCCTTCTTCGCCGGGGTCTTCGGCTTCGATCCTTTGGAAGTGCGGGCCCTGGCCGTGGCCCTCTATCGCCCGAGCCCTGCCTGCGCCCATGCCCTCTTCGCCGAAAACGATCTCCGCGCCGAGTTCGCCTCCCTGGACGTCACCGGCAGTGTCCATGCAGGGAGGGACCTCACCCTCCGGTGGGTCGGCACGATCCGCGGGGTGTGTGAGTATGGAACCACCGCGGACATCGGTTTCTGGGTGCAATGCCAGGGCGGACGGGTCCAGGTCTCCTTCCAGCCTCTTCCAGCCCTTTACGCTCCCTCGGACTTCGCCCCCGGCGGCCCGCTGTGGAGCGCCTACCCGGGGAGCCGTTACTGTATCCGCCCCCAGAACCCGGGTCAGCCGATCCTCCTCGACGCGCACCCGGCGGGGGCCGTGGCTCCGGATCCCAATCAATGCATCACGGCCCAGCGGGTCCGCCTGCAGGACGGGCTGTATTACCTGGAGGGGGACGCGCGGGTTGCGCGAAGCCAGGCGATGGGGTCGATCAAGGCCACGGTCACCCTGGCGGCCACCGGATCCCTCTTGCTGGACGATCCGAACAATCGCTATGAGCTGGGCAATGCGTTGAACGATCCCCAGCGCGGGGCGCCCCTGTTGGTCGCCGGTCGGGCCATCACGATCACGACGGGGAACTCCTCTTTCACCTGGACCGGGTTGATCTACGCCGCCGGGGGCCCGGTGACCCTTCAAGCCCCGCAAGCGGAGTCCGACCGCGGGGCGATCTATGGGAAGGACCTCTCCCTGGGCTGGGGGACCTTCCGCCTGGTCTCGGATCCGACGGTGTGCCCCGCGGGGGTGACCCGGGTGGAGTTGCGGCGATGA
- a CDS encoding PIG-L deacetylase family protein, which yields MEEPATPERALVVAAHPDDVEFTCAGTLAKWARRGSRIALVLCTSGDAGTEEAGRSREEVARIREEEQRAAARVLGLEEVIFLRHPDGLLQPTLELRRELVREIRRFRPQVLVCGDPSVYFYGEDYINHPDHRAAAQAALEAVFPAAGMPLVFPELGLPPHRVQEVYIYGAAQPNLWIDIEETLALKIEALRCHRSQIGDWDPGPMLRAWAAEEGRAVGLRYAEAFRRMRLG from the coding sequence ATGGAGGAGCCGGCGACGCCGGAGCGCGCTCTGGTGGTGGCGGCGCATCCCGATGACGTGGAGTTCACCTGCGCGGGCACGCTGGCCAAGTGGGCCCGTCGGGGATCCCGGATCGCCCTGGTGCTGTGCACCAGCGGCGACGCCGGGACGGAGGAGGCGGGCCGCTCCCGGGAGGAGGTGGCGCGCATCCGGGAGGAGGAACAACGAGCAGCGGCCCGCGTCCTGGGCCTGGAGGAGGTGATCTTCCTTCGTCACCCGGACGGCCTGCTGCAGCCGACGCTGGAGCTGCGGCGGGAGCTGGTGCGGGAGATCCGCCGCTTCCGCCCCCAGGTTCTGGTCTGCGGAGATCCTTCGGTTTATTTCTACGGAGAGGACTACATCAACCATCCGGATCACCGCGCTGCGGCGCAGGCGGCCCTGGAAGCGGTCTTCCCGGCCGCCGGGATGCCGCTGGTCTTCCCCGAGCTGGGCCTGCCGCCCCATCGGGTGCAGGAGGTCTACATCTACGGGGCCGCCCAGCCCAACCTGTGGATCGACATCGAGGAGACCCTCGCGCTCAAGATCGAGGCCCTGCGCTGTCACCGCTCCCAGATCGGGGATTGGGATCCCGGTCCCATGCTGCGGGCCTGGGCGGCCGAGGAGGGGCGCGCCGTCGGCCTGCGTTACGCGGAGGCCTTCCGGCGCATGCGCCTGGGGTAG
- a CDS encoding class I SAM-dependent RNA methyltransferase, producing the protein MTRIRLTLEQIAHGGEAIGRHEGKVIFVPFGIPGEQVEIEVVEDHRSYARGRILRVLRPAPERVDPPCPHFGTCGGCHFQHIAYEAQLRLKEAVVRDALRRIGKIEDPPVRPMIPSPDPFGYRNQVQFSVSADGRLGFQAMRSHRVIPITRCWIAHPMLQELYEALEIEGLPLRRLTLRCGVRTGDRMVIFETEGDEPPLLETDLRVSLVLLTQEEKAVPLIGLDYLTEEVDGFRFRISAPSFFQTNTAVAEALVRRVREWADLRGTEAVLDAYGGVGLFAAHLAPFARRVVLIEAHPAAAADARFNLSEFPHVEIRMGTVEEVAPGLEGPFDVVVVDPPRTGCSPEALEALQALRPSRWIYVSCDPATLARDARRLIDAGYRLVEVQPFDMFPQTYHIETVSLFVRA; encoded by the coding sequence ATGACGCGGATCCGGTTGACCCTGGAACAGATCGCCCACGGCGGCGAGGCCATCGGCCGCCATGAGGGCAAGGTGATCTTCGTCCCCTTCGGGATCCCCGGGGAGCAGGTGGAGATCGAGGTGGTGGAGGACCACCGCTCGTATGCCCGGGGACGGATCCTCCGGGTGCTCCGCCCGGCGCCGGAGCGGGTCGATCCGCCGTGCCCCCATTTCGGGACCTGCGGGGGGTGTCATTTCCAGCACATCGCCTATGAGGCCCAGCTGCGCCTCAAAGAGGCCGTCGTCCGGGATGCCTTGCGCCGCATCGGAAAGATCGAGGACCCGCCGGTGCGTCCGATGATCCCCAGCCCCGACCCCTTCGGCTACCGGAACCAGGTCCAGTTCTCCGTCTCCGCCGACGGGCGCCTGGGCTTCCAGGCCATGCGCTCCCACCGGGTGATCCCGATCACCCGATGCTGGATCGCCCATCCCATGCTCCAGGAGCTCTACGAGGCCCTGGAGATCGAAGGGCTGCCCCTGCGCCGCCTCACCCTTCGTTGCGGCGTCCGCACCGGGGACCGCATGGTGATCTTCGAGACGGAAGGGGACGAACCCCCTCTCCTGGAGACCGATCTGCGGGTCTCCCTGGTCCTGCTCACGCAGGAGGAGAAGGCCGTCCCGCTCATCGGCCTGGATTACCTTACGGAGGAGGTGGACGGGTTCCGTTTCCGCATCTCCGCGCCCAGCTTCTTCCAGACGAACACCGCGGTGGCGGAAGCCCTCGTTCGCCGGGTTCGGGAATGGGCGGACCTGCGCGGGACGGAGGCCGTCCTGGATGCGTATGGCGGGGTCGGGCTGTTCGCAGCCCATCTCGCGCCCTTCGCCCGGCGGGTGGTGCTGATCGAGGCGCACCCCGCGGCCGCCGCCGACGCCCGCTTCAATCTCTCCGAGTTCCCCCACGTGGAGATCCGGATGGGAACGGTGGAGGAGGTGGCGCCGGGGCTGGAGGGCCCTTTCGATGTGGTCGTGGTGGACCCGCCGCGGACCGGGTGTTCGCCGGAGGCCCTGGAGGCGCTGCAAGCCCTGCGCCCCTCCCGCTGGATCTACGTCTCCTGCGACCCGGCCACCCTGGCCCGGGACGCCCGACGCCTGATCGATGCCGGGTATCGCCTGGTGGAAGTCCAGCCGTTCGACATGTTCCCGCAGACCTATCACATCGAGACGGTCTCGCTGTTCGTGCGGGCGTAG
- the ablA gene encoding lysine 2,3-aminomutase → MEERKRLEEEPPGGKRRSPRAPIWRDVPDALWDDWRWQLTHRLNSVEQLKQIIRLTPEEEAGAAATHRFRMDITPYFASLIDPDDPNCPIRRQVIPTARELEPTPGLMEDSLAEDQHSPVPGLVHRYPDRVLMLVTTQCASYCRFCTRSRIVGDPHANFGRRDYDRQIEYIARTPQIRDVLLSGGDPLILPQPILEDLLRRLREIPHVEIIRIGTRVPIFLPQRITEDLVAMLRKYHPLWMNIHVNHPKELTPEVTEALAKLADAGIPLGSQTVLLAGVNDCPHIIRALVHELVKRRVRPYYLYQCDLVEGAGHFRTPVSKGLEIMEALRGHTSGYAIPTYVIDLPGGGGKVPVMPNYLLAMNERRVVLRNFEGFISTYEQPTDYTPHDSSRCEYCRNQRPEPGQRGIFGLLQGDAMTIAPEGFQAVHRRLQTGGTETMPLIIGEPLPVVNGEVL, encoded by the coding sequence ATGGAGGAGCGGAAGCGCCTGGAGGAGGAGCCCCCTGGTGGGAAGCGGCGCAGCCCGCGGGCGCCGATCTGGCGGGATGTGCCCGATGCGCTCTGGGATGATTGGCGCTGGCAGCTCACCCATCGCTTGAACTCGGTGGAACAGCTCAAGCAGATCATCCGTCTCACCCCTGAGGAGGAGGCCGGTGCGGCGGCGACCCACCGGTTCCGCATGGACATCACCCCTTATTTCGCCTCTCTGATCGACCCGGATGATCCGAACTGCCCCATCCGGCGTCAGGTGATCCCCACGGCGAGGGAGCTGGAGCCGACGCCGGGCCTGATGGAGGATTCCCTCGCCGAGGACCAGCACTCCCCGGTCCCCGGGCTGGTTCATCGTTATCCGGACCGGGTGCTGATGCTGGTGACCACCCAGTGCGCCAGCTACTGCCGGTTCTGCACCCGCAGCCGCATCGTGGGCGATCCCCATGCCAACTTCGGGCGGCGGGATTACGACCGGCAGATCGAATACATCGCCCGCACGCCTCAAATCCGGGACGTGCTGCTCTCCGGGGGCGACCCGCTGATCCTCCCCCAGCCGATCCTGGAGGACCTGTTGCGCCGGCTGCGGGAGATCCCCCATGTGGAGATCATCCGCATCGGGACGCGGGTGCCCATCTTCCTGCCGCAGCGGATCACCGAGGACCTGGTGGCCATGCTGCGCAAGTATCATCCGCTCTGGATGAACATCCACGTCAACCATCCCAAGGAGCTCACCCCCGAGGTCACCGAGGCCCTGGCGAAGCTGGCCGACGCGGGCATCCCGCTGGGCAGCCAGACTGTGCTCCTGGCCGGGGTCAACGACTGCCCCCACATCATCCGCGCCCTGGTCCACGAGCTGGTCAAACGCCGGGTCCGGCCCTATTACCTCTATCAATGCGATCTGGTGGAGGGGGCCGGGCACTTCCGCACGCCGGTCTCGAAGGGGCTGGAGATCATGGAGGCCCTGCGGGGCCACACCAGCGGCTACGCCATCCCCACGTATGTGATCGACCTGCCGGGCGGGGGCGGCAAGGTGCCGGTGATGCCCAACTACCTGCTGGCCATGAACGAGCGCCGGGTGGTGCTGCGCAACTTCGAGGGCTTCATCAGCACCTACGAGCAGCCCACTGATTACACGCCCCACGACTCGAGCCGGTGCGAATACTGCCGGAACCAGCGCCCCGAGCCCGGCCAGCGCGGGATCTTCGGGCTGCTCCAGGGCGACGCCATGACCATCGCCCCGGAGGGCTTCCAGGCCGTGCACCGGCGGCTCCAGACGGGGGGCACCGAAACCATGCCCCTGATCATCGGGGAGCCCCTCCCGGTCGTCAACGGGGAGGTGCTGTGA
- a CDS encoding ATP-grasp domain-containing protein encodes MRRRSAMPGRVLILYSVVERLPRGEPRDGIADEEVLWTAQAMAEALAERGWPVEARGIRDLESLHRALDSFDPRETLVINLCETLEGRPQGEAVVPVALEARGFVYTGSSGATLSLCLDKARAKARLREAGLPTPPAQVFHNPDEPLRIPLPAIVKPLMEDASHGIDREAVVTEERTLRARVAYVLGVYRQPALVETFIDGREFNVALWGGRNPEVLPLAEVDYSRIPNPLWRVCTYAAKWLPGSEEYELTPVRCPAELEEERAERVREVALRAFRAVRCRDYARVDIRLQGETPYVLEVNPNPSLAPNSGFVNAARAAGYSYGMLAERLIRLAWERRYRRREAPRLQPVPTGDVDVAYSLAPSG; translated from the coding sequence ATGCGCCGTCGTTCGGCGATGCCGGGTCGCGTGCTGATCCTGTATAGCGTGGTGGAGCGGCTCCCGCGGGGGGAGCCCCGCGATGGGATCGCGGACGAGGAGGTGCTCTGGACGGCGCAGGCGATGGCGGAGGCCCTTGCCGAGCGCGGATGGCCCGTGGAGGCGCGGGGGATCCGGGACCTGGAGTCTCTCCACCGGGCGCTGGATTCCTTCGATCCCCGGGAAACCCTGGTGATCAATCTTTGCGAGACTCTGGAGGGCCGCCCCCAGGGGGAGGCGGTGGTGCCGGTGGCCCTGGAGGCCCGGGGTTTCGTTTACACCGGCTCTTCCGGCGCGACCCTGTCCCTCTGTCTGGACAAGGCGCGGGCGAAGGCCCGCCTGCGGGAGGCCGGCCTGCCAACGCCCCCGGCTCAGGTGTTCCACAACCCCGACGAGCCCCTCCGGATCCCCCTCCCGGCCATCGTGAAGCCCTTGATGGAGGACGCCAGCCACGGGATCGATCGGGAGGCGGTGGTGACGGAGGAGAGGACCTTGCGGGCGCGGGTGGCTTACGTCCTGGGGGTCTACCGCCAGCCCGCTCTGGTGGAAACCTTCATCGATGGGCGGGAGTTCAACGTGGCCCTCTGGGGCGGGCGGAACCCGGAGGTCCTTCCCCTGGCGGAGGTGGATTACTCCCGCATCCCCAACCCCCTGTGGCGGGTGTGCACCTACGCGGCCAAGTGGCTGCCGGGCTCGGAGGAATACGAGCTGACCCCCGTGCGCTGCCCGGCGGAGCTGGAGGAGGAACGGGCGGAGCGGGTGCGGGAGGTGGCCCTGCGGGCCTTCCGGGCGGTCCGCTGTCGGGATTACGCCCGGGTGGACATCCGGTTGCAGGGGGAGACGCCGTATGTGCTGGAGGTCAACCCGAACCCCAGCCTGGCGCCGAACAGCGGCTTCGTGAACGCCGCGCGGGCGGCGGGCTATTCCTACGGCATGCTGGCCGAGCGGCTGATCCGCCTGGCGTGGGAGCGGCGGTATCGACGGCGGGAGGCGCCGCGGCTTCAACCTGTCCCGACGGGGGATGTCGATGTCGCCTATTCGCTGGCCCCGAGCGGATGA
- a CDS encoding amylo-alpha-1,6-glucosidase: MAFSMGWEEPRSPFCRLLKDRIDLYHVPFSERSSRMMVFAEDLRPGVPGLFIRLAERWEKQQEKFGDYRQRRPIVERMVFIGPDGEPLPVSFTAYPHAVFFHTPRGTIGMTFNDPEALYFSLPPESIGFQFVAQAETARADRRGGILRGVRNLAYTTNARLRLNQIESAGPGLFRITFLVEPTPDAAVLLNITPRLGFNRSLRPALPVFQEAEARWHEWFAAAPPVHEALAPQYYYAWWVMRAGLISPRFYMTREGMTPSKIHYVGVWQWDACFHALAYRYVDLKLAEDQIRLVLDHQREDGMIPDAVHDEGRVTHLPLPVDADVTKPPITAWAAWKIYEMGGDRDFLDEIYEPLVRWNRWWFERNDDDRDGLCQYNHPYSSGWDDSPVWDGGMPVESPDLNTYLVIQMEHLARIAEVIGETEDAARWRAEAEALTQRMIAAMWDEEAGLFWPLRREQPVRIKTPLSLYPLLTGRLPRPIVERLVAHLQDPHAFWPRYPIPTVALDDPHYNPEQMWRGPTWLNINRLFIEGLFRCGYPELARELRRRTLRLAMGHRDLYEYYHPETGGRPPRAAPIFGWTSAVFIELAIEASREPDLDL; the protein is encoded by the coding sequence ATGGCGTTCTCGATGGGCTGGGAGGAACCCAGGAGTCCGTTCTGCCGGCTGCTGAAGGATCGGATCGATCTCTACCACGTGCCCTTCAGCGAACGGTCCTCGCGCATGATGGTGTTCGCCGAGGACCTGCGCCCGGGGGTGCCCGGGTTGTTCATCAGGCTGGCCGAGCGCTGGGAGAAGCAGCAGGAGAAGTTCGGCGATTACCGCCAGCGCCGTCCCATCGTGGAGCGCATGGTCTTCATCGGCCCCGATGGCGAGCCGTTGCCCGTCTCCTTCACCGCTTACCCCCATGCGGTGTTCTTCCATACCCCCCGCGGGACCATCGGGATGACCTTCAACGATCCGGAGGCCCTCTACTTCTCCCTTCCTCCGGAGTCCATCGGCTTCCAGTTCGTCGCCCAGGCGGAGACCGCCCGCGCCGATCGCCGGGGCGGGATCCTGCGAGGGGTGCGCAACCTCGCCTATACGACGAACGCCCGCCTGCGCCTCAATCAAATCGAGTCCGCCGGCCCCGGCCTCTTCCGGATCACGTTCCTGGTCGAGCCCACCCCGGACGCCGCCGTCCTGCTGAACATCACCCCTCGCCTCGGATTCAACCGCAGCCTGCGGCCGGCCCTTCCCGTTTTTCAGGAGGCCGAGGCCCGCTGGCACGAGTGGTTCGCCGCCGCCCCGCCGGTCCACGAAGCCCTGGCCCCTCAGTATTACTACGCTTGGTGGGTGATGCGGGCCGGGCTGATCTCCCCCCGCTTCTACATGACCCGCGAGGGGATGACCCCCAGCAAGATCCACTACGTGGGCGTCTGGCAGTGGGACGCCTGCTTCCACGCCCTGGCTTATCGCTACGTGGACCTCAAGCTGGCGGAGGATCAGATCCGCCTGGTCCTGGATCACCAGCGGGAGGACGGGATGATCCCCGATGCGGTGCACGATGAAGGCCGGGTCACCCATCTTCCGCTGCCGGTGGACGCGGACGTGACCAAGCCGCCGATCACCGCCTGGGCGGCCTGGAAGATCTACGAGATGGGGGGCGATCGGGATTTCCTGGATGAGATCTACGAGCCTCTGGTGCGCTGGAACCGGTGGTGGTTCGAACGGAACGACGACGACCGGGATGGCCTGTGCCAGTATAACCACCCTTATTCCTCCGGCTGGGACGATTCCCCGGTGTGGGATGGGGGGATGCCGGTGGAGTCGCCGGACCTCAACACCTACCTGGTGATCCAGATGGAGCATCTCGCCCGCATCGCTGAGGTGATCGGAGAGACGGAGGACGCGGCGCGCTGGCGGGCCGAGGCGGAGGCCCTCACCCAGCGCATGATCGCGGCGATGTGGGATGAGGAGGCCGGCCTGTTCTGGCCGTTGCGGCGGGAGCAGCCGGTGCGCATCAAGACCCCCCTCAGCCTCTACCCGCTGCTCACCGGACGCCTCCCCCGGCCCATCGTGGAGCGGCTGGTGGCCCATCTGCAGGATCCGCACGCCTTCTGGCCGCGCTATCCCATCCCCACCGTGGCCCTGGACGATCCGCACTATAATCCGGAGCAGATGTGGCGCGGCCCCACCTGGCTGAACATCAACCGCCTCTTCATCGAGGGGCTGTTCCGGTGCGGATACCCGGAGCTGGCCCGAGAGCTGCGGCGGCGCACCCTCCGGCTGGCCATGGGCCATCGCGATCTCTACGAGTATTACCATCCGGAGACCGGCGGACGGCCGCCCCGCGCCGCTCCCATCTTCGGCTGGACCTCAGCGGTGTTCATCGAGCTGGCCATCGAGGCCAGCCGGGAGCCCGACCTGGATCTCTGA